The Raoultibacter phocaeensis genome includes a window with the following:
- a CDS encoding ATP-binding protein, with amino-acid sequence MKNMKLRGKTTIVLIVLLVVSVALNVAWSDMTQREQAEAEMLEKARILGSEMDAVWEFMDMNQARIDTDSDGTYNFKGLYCAIAGKSIAKILERDTNYVIRYTNQDPRKKASMSDEYEADAIRMFKDGTASEKYGIETFEGQEVFRYVSPIYLEESCLDCHGDPAGELDVTGYPKEGMDVGDLIGVTSIIMPIDIYMSGIQDNVTRQIGYFSFIIIMVILAVYFLITRMITHPLTQVEDAVEQIEGGNFEVNLESIQANGEIKDLAMKFDFMAAELRDLYSNLERQVEVRTAQLESANEMLEEQRSQLAKVNEELQAENQYQSDFLAIMSHELRTPLTSIIAFTEIWQSANAARSDDEAAAVREVKENGQLLLQMVNNILEMARVEAGRTELIVEPFDMMDLIGLVERSLGFLAEQRSIELTAVVRPDVPIINADWEKIRRIVENLVSNAIKFTRKGGHVRIEVKYDRVREQLSIEVSDDGVGIKEEHLSDIFERFTQSDKSSYRRYGGSGLGLAVVKELVEMHHGSIEVHSVYKKGSTFTVFIPTGNEKE; translated from the coding sequence ATGAAGAACATGAAGCTTCGCGGGAAGACTACGATCGTGCTGATCGTGCTTCTGGTGGTGTCCGTTGCCCTCAACGTTGCCTGGAGCGATATGACCCAACGCGAACAGGCTGAGGCCGAGATGCTCGAAAAGGCGCGCATCCTTGGTAGCGAGATGGATGCTGTCTGGGAGTTCATGGACATGAATCAGGCGCGCATCGACACCGATTCCGACGGGACCTACAATTTCAAAGGGCTGTACTGCGCCATTGCAGGCAAGAGCATCGCCAAGATTCTCGAGCGCGATACGAACTACGTCATCCGTTACACCAATCAGGACCCGCGCAAGAAAGCCTCGATGTCCGACGAGTACGAAGCCGATGCCATCCGTATGTTCAAGGACGGCACAGCGAGCGAGAAGTACGGCATCGAAACGTTCGAAGGCCAAGAGGTGTTTCGCTACGTTTCTCCAATCTACCTCGAAGAATCGTGTCTCGATTGCCATGGTGACCCTGCGGGCGAGCTCGATGTGACGGGCTATCCTAAGGAGGGTATGGATGTCGGCGATCTTATCGGCGTCACGAGCATCATCATGCCGATCGATATCTACATGTCGGGAATCCAGGATAACGTTACCCGCCAGATCGGGTATTTCTCATTCATTATAATCATGGTGATCCTTGCCGTGTATTTCCTCATCACCCGCATGATCACGCATCCGCTCACGCAGGTCGAGGATGCCGTCGAACAGATCGAAGGCGGCAACTTCGAGGTAAACCTCGAAAGCATTCAGGCGAACGGCGAGATCAAAGACCTTGCGATGAAATTCGATTTCATGGCTGCCGAACTGCGCGATCTGTACAGCAACCTCGAGCGGCAGGTCGAAGTACGTACCGCTCAGCTCGAATCTGCCAACGAAATGCTCGAAGAGCAACGAAGCCAGCTTGCGAAAGTCAACGAAGAGCTGCAAGCGGAAAACCAGTACCAGTCCGACTTCCTTGCGATCATGAGCCACGAGCTGCGCACCCCGCTCACTTCGATCATCGCATTCACGGAGATATGGCAGAGCGCGAATGCCGCACGCAGTGACGACGAAGCGGCAGCGGTGAGAGAGGTCAAGGAGAACGGCCAGCTACTGTTGCAGATGGTGAATAACATACTTGAGATGGCACGGGTCGAGGCGGGCCGAACGGAGCTGATCGTCGAACCGTTCGACATGATGGATCTGATCGGCCTTGTGGAGCGGAGCCTCGGATTCCTTGCCGAACAGCGTTCGATCGAGCTGACCGCCGTCGTGCGCCCCGACGTTCCGATCATCAATGCCGACTGGGAAAAGATCAGGCGAATCGTGGAGAACCTTGTTTCGAACGCCATCAAGTTCACACGCAAGGGTGGCCATGTTCGCATCGAAGTGAAGTACGATCGGGTGCGTGAGCAGCTTTCCATCGAGGTATCCGACGATGGCGTCGGCATCAAGGAAGAGCACCTTTCGGATATTTTCGAACGGTTTACGCAAAGCGACAAATCGTCGTATCGCCGCTACGGCGGCAGCGGGCTTGGACTGGCAGTTGTCAAGGAGCTCGTAGAGATGCACCACGGGAGCATCGAGGTGCACAGCGTGTACAAAAAAGGGAGCACGTTCACCGTGTTCATCCCGACGGGCAACGAAAAGGAGTAG
- a CDS encoding TorD/DmsD family molecular chaperone, with translation MRGPKTILQTSIFGMQVIDGSETMEATVWDVVFVARMYLYRAFQTVFGDEPTEALLETLFSDVTDDALDCFRGAESGALESAICDLGELKNRFERDKAGFLERAKRDFAHVLVGPHELKAPPWECVYLTKERVLFQEATLKVREAYRSENMLPSQYPRVSDDHIAIELDFMAKLSEKSCTALEAKDREECQRLLAVQRSFVREHLLAWVSAYAADVAEDAPGSLYACAGSLMAAFLPVDDQVLGELLDDEACG, from the coding sequence ATGAGGGGACCGAAGACGATCCTGCAAACGAGCATCTTCGGGATGCAGGTAATCGATGGGAGTGAGACGATGGAAGCTACCGTATGGGACGTGGTGTTTGTTGCGCGGATGTATCTCTACCGTGCGTTTCAGACCGTGTTCGGCGACGAACCGACCGAAGCGTTGCTCGAGACGCTGTTCTCGGATGTAACCGATGATGCCCTCGACTGTTTCAGGGGTGCCGAATCGGGAGCGCTCGAAAGCGCGATATGCGATCTCGGTGAGCTGAAGAATCGGTTCGAGCGCGATAAGGCCGGATTCCTTGAGAGGGCGAAGCGCGACTTTGCCCATGTGCTCGTAGGGCCTCACGAGCTGAAGGCACCCCCGTGGGAGTGCGTGTACCTAACGAAAGAACGGGTGCTGTTCCAAGAGGCCACGCTGAAAGTTCGCGAGGCGTATCGCAGCGAGAATATGCTGCCGAGCCAGTATCCGCGCGTGTCCGACGACCACATCGCCATCGAACTCGACTTCATGGCGAAGCTTTCCGAAAAGAGCTGTACGGCGCTCGAGGCGAAAGATCGGGAAGAATGCCAAAGGCTGCTTGCCGTCCAGCGCTCGTTTGTCCGCGAGCATCTGCTTGCATGGGTGAGCGCCTATGCTGCGGATGTTGCCGAAGACGCACCGGGATCGCTGTACGCCTGCGCAGGTTCGCTCATGGCGGCGTTTCTCCCAGTTGATGACCAGGTGCTCGGCGAACTGCTCGATGATGAGGCTTGCGGGTAA
- a CDS encoding 4Fe-4S dicluster domain-containing protein: MAQMGFYFDQTACIGCKTCQIACRDKNALYKTGEIFRTVDTVEVGQYPSVRYYSVSVSCNHCAMPACVANCPSGAMYKDEETGVVLHDDDMCIGCETCVSACPYSEPVYMEDEGIVSKCDSCYALRAKGESPACVAACPMRALDFGDLEELKAKYGNDLVSDVNGLPDSSQTTPSLLISPRDIAVQ; this comes from the coding sequence ATGGCACAGATGGGATTTTATTTCGATCAGACCGCCTGCATCGGCTGCAAGACGTGTCAGATCGCATGCAGGGATAAAAACGCCCTGTACAAGACCGGCGAGATCTTTCGCACTGTCGACACGGTCGAAGTGGGCCAATACCCCTCGGTCCGCTACTATAGCGTTTCGGTTTCATGCAATCATTGTGCGATGCCGGCTTGCGTGGCAAATTGTCCGTCGGGGGCGATGTACAAAGATGAGGAAACGGGCGTCGTGCTTCACGACGACGACATGTGCATCGGTTGCGAAACGTGCGTGAGCGCATGCCCGTACAGCGAGCCGGTGTATATGGAAGACGAGGGCATCGTGAGCAAGTGCGATTCGTGCTATGCGCTTCGCGCGAAAGGCGAGAGCCCGGCGTGCGTAGCGGCATGTCCTATGCGTGCGCTTGACTTCGGCGACCTAGAGGAGCTGAAAGCGAAATACGGCAACGATCTCGTATCCGACGTCAACGGGCTTCCCGATTCTTCGCAGACCACACCGAGCCTGCTCATAAGTCCGCGCGATATCGCGGTGCAGTAA